The Arachis hypogaea cultivar Tifrunner chromosome 16, arahy.Tifrunner.gnm2.J5K5, whole genome shotgun sequence genome contains a region encoding:
- the LOC112758692 gene encoding arachin Ahy-3-like, whose product MAKLLALSLCFCLLLLRVSSSAFRQQAEENVCQFQRLNALRPDNRIDSEGGFIETWNPKSQEFRCAGATLSRCTLRRNALRRPYYSNAPQQIFIQQGSGYFGLIFPGCPATFEEPNHRGSQRHQKVQRFKEGDLIAVPHGVAFWMYNDQDTDLVTLCFMHTDSFHNQLDYFPRKFNLAGKQEQEFLQYQHQHGGPRSQEFSPRDHHEGEGGNIFSGFTPEFLSHAFQVDREIVQNLRGENEREEQGPIVTVRGALRILSPEREEFDGRGMGNGIQETICTATVKKNLQGLTTEFSYNPQAGILRNVNDLRLPILNWLGLSAEYGKLYRNAMIVPHYNLNANSIIYGLNGRAHVQVVDCNGNRVFDEELQEGHVLVLPQNFAVAVRSQSENFEYVAFKTNSRPSMANLAGENSIVWNLPEEVVANSYGLPREQARQLKNNNPFKFLVPPQDSHMMIKTDVA is encoded by the exons ATGGCTAAGCTTCTGGCTCTCTCTCTTTGCTTTTGCTTGCTGCTTCTGCGAGTTAGCAGCTCTGCTTTCAGGCAGCAGGCGGAGGAGAATGTGTGCCAGTTCCAACGCCTCAATGCTCTGAGACCTGACAACCGCATTGACTCGGAAGGCGGTTTCATTGAGACTTGGAACCCCAAGAGTCAGGAATTCCGGTGTGCCGGAGCCACCCTCTCTCGCTGCACTCTCCGCCGCAATGCCCTTCGCCGCCCTTACTACTCCAATGCTCCCCAGCAGATCTTCATCCAGCAAG GAAGCGGGTACTTTGGGTTGATATTCCCCGGTTGTCCTGCGACATTTGAAGAGCCAAATCATCGGGGATCCCAAAGGCACCAAAAGGTGCAGCGCTTCAAAGAGGGTGATCTCATCGCGGTGCCCCATGGTGTTGCTTTCTGGATGTACAATGACCAAGACACCGATCTTGTTACCCTTTGTTTTATGCACACCGACAGCTTCCACAACCAACTTGACTACTTCCCCAGg AAATTCAATTTGGCTGGGAAACAAGAGCAAGAATTCCTACAGTACCAACATCAACACGGTGGTCCCCGTAGCCAGGAATTTAGCCCACGTGACCACCACGAAGGCGAAGGTGGAAACATCTTCAGCGGCTTCACTCCGGAGTTCCTCTCACATGCCTTCCAAGTTGACAGGGAGATAGTGCAAAATCTAAGGGGGGAGAACGAACGCGAGGAACAGGGACCCATTGTGACAGTCAGGGGAGCCCTCAGAATCTTAAGCCCTGAAAGAGAGGAATTTGATGGAAGAGGAATGGGCAATGGGATTCAGGAGACTATTTGCACTGCAACTGTTAAGAAGAACCTTCAAGGATTGACAACCGAATTCAGCTACAATCCTCAAGCTGGTATCCTTAGAAATGTGAACGATCTCAGACTCCCAATCCTCAACTGGCTTGGACTCAGTGCTGAATATGGAAAGCTTTACAGA aatgcaatgattgtTCCTCACTACAATCTCAACGCAAACAGCATCATATATGGATTGAACGGACGGGCACACGTACAAGTAGTGGACTGCAATGGCAACAGAGTGTTCGACGAGGAGCTTCAAGAGGGTCACGTGCTGGTGCTGCCGCAGAACTTCGCAGTAGCTGTGAGGTCGCAGAGCGAGAATTTCGAATACGTGGCATTCAAGACAAACTCAAGGCCCAGCATGGCCAACCTCGCCGGTGAAAACTCCATCGTATGGAACTTGCCGGAGGAGGTGGTTGCGAATTCATATGGCCTCCCAAGGGAGCAAGCAAGGCAACTCAAGAACAATAACCCCTTCAAGTTCTTGGTTCCGCCTCAAGACTCTCACATGATGATCAAGACTGATGTGGCTTAG
- the LOC112758694 gene encoding arachin Ahy-3 precursor: MAKLLALSVCFCFLVLGASSVTFRQQGEENECQFQRLNAQRPDNCIESEGGYIETWNPNNQEFQCAGVALSRFVLRRNALRRPFYSNAPQEIFIYQGSGYFGLIFPGCPGTFEEPIQGSEQFQRPSRHFQGQDQSQRPLDTHQKVHGFREGDLIAVPHGVAFWIYNDQDTDVVAISVLHTNSLHNQLDQFPRRFNLAGKQEQEFLRYQQRSGRQSPKGEEQEQEQENEGGNVFSGFSTEFLSHGFQVNEDIVRNLRGENEREEQGAIVTVKGGLSILVPPEWRQSYQQPGRGDKDFNNGIEETICTATVKMNIGKSTSADIYNPQAGSVRTVNELDLPILNRLGLSAEYGSIHRDAMFVPHYNMNANSMIYALHGGAHVQVVDCNGNRVFDEELQEGQSLVVPQNFAVAAKSQSEHFLYVAFKTNSRASISNLAGKNSYMWNLPEDVVANSYGLQYEQARQLKNNNPFTFLVPPQDSQMIRTVA; this comes from the exons ATGGCTAAGCTTCTTGCGCTTTCTGTTTGCTTTTGCTTTCTAGTTCTGGGAGCTAGCAGCGTCACCTTCAGGCAGCAGGGGGAGGAGAATGAGTGCCAGTTCCAGCGCCTCAATGCCCAGAGACCCGACAACTGCATTGAGTCTGAAGGCGGTTACATTGAGACTTGGAACCCAAACAACCAGGAGTTCCAGTGCGCCGGCGTCGCCCTCTCTCGCTTCGTCCTCCGCCGCAACGCCCTTCGAAGGCCTTTCTACTCCAATGCTCCCCAGGAGATCTTCATCTACCAAG GGAGTGGTTATTTTGGGTTGATATTCCCTGGTTGTCCTGGCACATTTGAAGAGCCAATTCAGGGATCTGAACAATTCCAAAGACCATCAAGACATTTTCAAGGGCAGGACCAAAGCCAAAGGCCACTGGACACTCACCAAAAGGTTCACGGCTTCAGAGAGGGTGATCTCATCGCTGTTCCCCACGGTGTTGCTTTCTGGATCTACAACGACCAAGACACTGATGTTGTTGCCATTTCTGTTTTACACACCAACAGCCTCCACAACCAACTTGACCAGTTCCCCAGG AGGTTCAATTTAGCTGGAAAGCAAGAGCAAGAATTCCTAAGATACCAGCAACGAAGTGGTCGTCAAAGCCCAAAAggagaagaacaagaacaagaacaagaaaacGAAGGCGGCAACGTCTTTAGCGGCTTCTCAACAGAATTCCTCTCACATGGCTTCCAAGTGAACGAGGACATAGTGAGGAACCTAAGAGGAGAAAACGAACGCGAGGAGCAAGGAGCCATTGTCACAGTAAAGGGAGGACTTAGCATCTTAGTTCCACCAGAGTGGAGGCAGAGCTACCAACAACCTGGAAGAGGCGACAAAGACTTCAACAACGGCATTGAAGAAACCATTTGCACTGCAACTGTTAAGATGAACATTGGCAAATCCACATCTGCTGATATCTACAACCCTCAAGCTGGTAGCGTCAGAACTGTAAACGAACTTGACCTCCCAATCCTCAATCGACTCGGACTCAGTGCCGAGTATGGATCCATTCATCGG GATGCAATGTTTGTTCCTCACTACAACATGAACGCAAACAGCATGATATATGCATTGCACGGAGGAGCTCATGTCCAAGTGGTGGACTGCAATGGCAATAGAGTGTTCGACGAGGAGCTTCAAGAGGGTCAATCGCTGGTGGTGCCACAAAACTTCGCCGTGGCTGCAAAGTCACAGAGCGAGCACTTCTTGTACGTGGCATTCAAGACAAACTCAAGGGCCAGCATATCCAACCTTGCTGGCAAAAATTCCTACATGTGGAACTTGCCGGAAGATGTGGTTGCAAATTCATATGGCCTACAATATGAGCAAGCAAGGCAACTCAAGAACAATAACCCCTTCACGTTCTTGGTTCCACCTCAAGACTCTCAGATGATCAGGACTGTGGCTTAG
- the LOC112758696 gene encoding TOM1-like protein 2, with product MDKLNLSQLGEKLMTSGAQMGRMMSVKMKEVKEMLQAPTPESKMVEDATSETLSDPNWGTNLRICAMINSDQLNGSEVVRAIKRRLSHKNPLVHSLTLDLLEASAMNCDKVFSEIASEKLLDEMLAKLLDNPQADPNVRRRAFHLIRAWGQSQDLAYLPVFRQTYTSLQERAEPVDVGGGSSPGVPHNLGSYLQQQGLDPPSSYPVPEAGLVSMDDLAFSSGLQHMSAEEKKELLVVARNSLELLSSIINSEAEPKTLKEDLTLSLLDKCKHSLSIMKEIAESTTDDEETLFEALYLNDELQQIVSKYEELEAAQRPVAQEPPNADTAKHDAEAVQNPIELPKRFEEDESEEFEAAQELERKLPKKSNGVEANAANGDGHHVETTILDEADEKGNAVSSLEQ from the exons ATGGACAAGTTGAATCTTTCTCAACTGGGCGAGAAGCTGATGACGAGTGGGGCCCAAATGGGGCGAATGATGAGCGTCAAGATGAAGGAGGTGAAGGAGATGCTCCAGGCACCCACACCCGAATCCAAGATGGTCGAAGACGCCACCTCTGAAACCCTATCGGACCCTAATTGGGGCACTAACCTCAGGATCTGTGCCATGATCAACTCCGACCAACTCAACGGCTCTGAGGTTGTTAGGGCCATCAAGAGGAGACTCTCTCACAAGAACCCACTCGTTCACTCACTCACCCTTGACCTTCTCGAAGCCTCCGCCATGAACTGCGACAAAGTCTTCTCCGAGATCGCATCCGAGAAGCTTCTCGATGAAATGCTCGCCAAGCTCCTTGATAACCCTCAAGCTGATCCCAATGTTCGTCGCAGGGCGTTTCACCTCATTAGGGCTTGGGGCCAGTCTCAGGATCTCGCTTATCTCCCTGTCTTTCGTCAAACTTACACG AGTTTGCAAGAAAGGGCTGAACCAGTTGATGTAGGAGGAGGAAGTTCGCCCGGTGTTCCTCACAATTTAGGGTCTTATCTTCAACAACAGGGATTAGACCCTCCTTCAAGCTACCCTGTTCCCGAAGCTGGACTAGTTTCTATGGATGACTTAGCTTTTTCTTCCGGTCTCCAACACATGTCAGCTGAAGAGAAGAAAGAGCTTCTTGTAGTTGCACGAAACAGTCTTGAATTGCTATCTAGCATAATAAATTCTGAGGCAGAGCCCAAAACCTTGAAG GAAGATTTAACTCTCAGTTTGCTGGACAAGTGCAAGCACTCACTCTCTATCATGAAGGAAATTGCGGAAAGCACCACAGATGATGAAGAGACACTTTTTGAGGCTTTGTATCTTAATGATGAGCTGCAGCAGATAGTTTCCAAGTACGAGGAGTTGGAGGCTGCTCAACGGCCTGTGGCACAAGAGCCTCCAAATGCTGACACTGCAAAGCATGATGCGGAAGCTGTTCAAAATCCTATTGAACTTCCTAAAAGATTTGAAGAGGATGAGTCCGAAGAGTTCGAAGCTGCTCAGGAACTTGAAAGAAAGCTTCCCAAAAAGTCCAACGGTGTTGAAGCCAATGCAGCCAATGGGGATGGTCATCACGTTGAAACCACAATACTAGATGAGGCAGATGAGAAGGGCAACGCCGTATCTAGCCTCGAGCAATAG